One segment of Trachemys scripta elegans isolate TJP31775 chromosome 1, CAS_Tse_1.0, whole genome shotgun sequence DNA contains the following:
- the LOC117873320 gene encoding olfactory receptor 52R1-like, producing MSDSNKTNFTNPSTFILLGIPGLEVAHVWISIPFCTMYTIAVLGNFIILFIVKTEPSLHVPMYYFLCMLTITDLVLSTSTVPKMLSNFWFNSREIDFSACLTQMYFIHSFFVMESGIFVAMAFDRYVAICYPLRHSTILTNPVVAKIGLVLVLRGIMVVLPYPFLVRQRPYCRTNVIPHTYCEYIAVVKLACGDTRIGSYYGLFVVLCVRGLDMIFIAVSYTQILRAIFSLPTKDARLKTFGTCSSHLCAILSFYIPALFSSLTHRFGYNVPLHFHVLIANVYLLVPPMLNPIIYGVRTKQIRDRLLRLFTYKEI from the coding sequence atgtcagattccaacaaaaccaacttcaccaacccctctaccttcatcctgctgggcattccaGGCCTGGAGGTggcccatgtctggatctccatcccttTCTGCACCATGTACACCATAGCCGTCTTGGGGAACTTCATCATCCTATTCATTGTGAAGACGGAACCAAGCCTCCATgtgcccatgtactatttcctctgcatgctgacCATCACTGACCTGGTCCTGTCCACATCCACCGTGCCCAAAATGCTGAGTaacttctggttcaattccagggagatagatttcagtgcctgcctcacccagatgtacttcattcacAGCTTCTTCGTGATGGAGTCTGGGATCTTCGTGGCCATGGCGTTTgatcgctatgtggccatctgctATCCactgagacattccaccatcctgacaaacccCGTGGTGGCTAAGATTGGACTGGTCTTGGTGCTGCGTGGCATCATGGTCGTACTGCCTTATCCTTTCCTGGTAAGGCAAcggccatattgcagaaccaacgTCATCCCCCACACGTACTGCGAGTACATAgctgtggtgaagctggcctgtgGCGACACCCGCATAGGTAGTTACTACGGCCTCTTTGTGGTACTCTGTGTGAGAGGTCTGGATATGATTTTTATCGCTGTGTCCTAtacccagatcctcagggccatcttcagccttcccacaaaggatgcccggctcaagacttttgggacctgcagctcccacctttgTGCCATCTTAAGCTTTTACATCCCagctctcttctcctctctcacGCACCGGTTTGGCTACAATGTGCCCCTGCATTTCCACGTTCTCATTGCCAACGTGTACCTCCTGGTGCCCCCCatgctaaaccccatcatctacggggtgaggaccaaacagatccgggacaggctACTCCGGCTCTTTACTTATAAGGAGATTTAA